A region of Deltaproteobacteria bacterium DNA encodes the following proteins:
- the fmt gene encoding methionyl-tRNA formyltransferase has protein sequence MRIIFMGTPDFAVPSLEALIRSEDDVVAVVSQPDKPRGRGRKLAPPPTKLVAAKYDIPVLQPSKIRTAEFLDELRKLSPDLICVAAYGKILPKAILELPRYGCINVHASLLPEYRGAAPVNWAIVRGERVTGVTTMLMDEGMDTGDILLQLEIPIDDEDTGESLSRRLATAGAELLIETIGKLGGNSLTPKKQDESRATYAPMLKKEDGRIDWSRSPGEVRNLVRGMLPWPGAFTYLGGRLLKIYRVRVTEGSGNPGEVIESKSGILRVCAGDGAVDVLELQLEGGRRMDAGAFLAGRKIEPGTVLSR, from the coding sequence ATGAGAATAATTTTCATGGGTACGCCAGATTTCGCCGTTCCGTCCCTTGAAGCTCTGATACGTTCGGAAGACGATGTAGTCGCGGTTGTCTCTCAGCCGGACAAACCCAGGGGGAGGGGGCGTAAGCTTGCTCCGCCGCCGACAAAGCTTGTCGCTGCAAAATATGACATCCCCGTGCTTCAGCCTTCCAAAATTCGAACCGCAGAATTTCTCGACGAGCTTCGGAAACTAAGTCCGGATCTTATCTGTGTCGCCGCTTACGGGAAAATACTTCCCAAGGCTATACTCGAGCTGCCGCGTTACGGCTGCATAAATGTTCACGCGTCGCTCCTGCCCGAATACCGCGGCGCGGCTCCGGTTAACTGGGCAATAGTGCGGGGTGAAAGGGTCACGGGCGTAACCACGATGCTCATGGACGAGGGCATGGACACCGGGGATATACTCCTTCAGCTCGAAATTCCAATTGACGACGAAGACACAGGGGAGAGCTTGTCTCGGAGACTTGCCACAGCAGGGGCGGAGCTCCTCATCGAAACGATCGGCAAGCTCGGGGGAAACAGCCTGACGCCTAAAAAGCAGGATGAGTCCAGGGCCACTTACGCGCCTATGCTTAAAAAGGAAGACGGGAGGATTGACTGGAGCCGGTCTCCCGGGGAGGTGAGGAATCTTGTACGGGGCATGCTTCCCTGGCCCGGGGCGTTTACATATCTCGGCGGAAGGCTGCTCAAGATTTACAGAGTTCGCGTAACGGAGGGCAGTGGAAATCCGGGAGAAGTAATAGAGTCCAAGTCCGGGATTCTCCGGGTATGCGCGGGAGATGGGGCCGTCGATGTGCTTGAGCTTCAGCTCGAAGGCGGCAGAAGGATGGATGCCGGGGCCTTTCTTGCCGGGAGAAAGATCGAGCCAGGCACAGTTCTGAGCCGATAG
- a CDS encoding tetratricopeptide repeat protein, producing MKDPLTAEEHNNLGVIYEREGKHELALREYKRASAIDGELVTPIVNTGNVYLKLGKYKKAVKYYKKALKKDPANIEAANNLASAYIETGENLEEGLSYLLAATKLQEPVPAYALDTVGVLYLKTGDRGKARKYLTEACKSASGSEELKEEIKSHLAELGEYEGCESEK from the coding sequence ATGAAAGACCCGCTCACCGCTGAAGAGCACAATAACCTGGGAGTCATATACGAAAGAGAGGGCAAGCACGAGCTCGCGCTCAGGGAATACAAGAGGGCCTCCGCTATAGACGGAGAGCTTGTCACTCCAATCGTAAACACGGGAAACGTTTATTTAAAACTGGGCAAATATAAAAAAGCTGTAAAGTACTACAAGAAAGCGCTGAAAAAAGACCCGGCCAACATCGAGGCGGCAAATAACCTAGCATCAGCATATATAGAGACAGGGGAAAACCTTGAGGAGGGATTGAGCTATCTGCTCGCCGCTACCAAGTTACAAGAACCTGTCCCCGCATACGCCCTCGACACGGTAGGGGTTCTCTATTTGAAGACCGGCGACAGGGGTAAAGCGCGTAAATATCTGACGGAAGCCTGCAAATCCGCTTCGGGAAGCGAGGAGCTGAAAGAGGAGATAAAATCTCATCTTGCAGAATTGGGTGAATACGAAGGATGCGAATCTGAAAAATAA
- a CDS encoding C39 family peptidase, producing the protein MYGGNYIKFIIFMLTALLWAGCTQKQQGQDEFRPERDITVIEGVPFVKQKDNFCGPASMASVIQFYGDDVSQEEVSEEIYIPKLEGALISDMENYARDRGYKVKAVNGSIEGIKSAIDSGKPVIMLVDRGMWKVSVPHYYVAYGYSENGETVILHTGDEGGREMGFDKLDRQWEKMNRLMLVISK; encoded by the coding sequence ATGTACGGTGGTAATTACATCAAGTTTATAATTTTCATGCTTACCGCTCTTCTATGGGCGGGATGCACTCAAAAACAGCAGGGGCAGGATGAATTCCGCCCGGAAAGAGACATAACGGTTATTGAGGGCGTGCCCTTCGTAAAGCAAAAAGATAATTTCTGCGGTCCTGCGTCGATGGCATCAGTGATACAGTTTTACGGCGACGACGTGAGCCAGGAAGAAGTCTCAGAGGAGATTTATATACCCAAGCTCGAAGGAGCCCTCATTTCCGATATGGAGAATTACGCCCGCGACCGGGGCTACAAGGTTAAAGCCGTAAACGGAAGCATAGAGGGGATTAAATCGGCCATAGACAGCGGCAAGCCCGTAATTATGCTAGTTGACAGGGGCATGTGGAAGGTGAGCGTCCCTCATTACTATGTCGCCTACGGCTACAGTGAAAACGGGGAAACGGTCATTCTACACACCGGGGACGAAGGCGGAAGGGAAATGGGCTTCGATAAGCTCGACAGGCAGTGGGAAAAAATGAACCGCCTGATGCTGGTCATCTCAAAGTGA
- a CDS encoding PA2779 family protein — MNFYSGKIHIPIVVLILITFTPVSLITASVNAATVDSQMISPEHNASTKREIDEIKVRRALENKIVAEKLSSHGLTPEEVSQKLNQMSDEQVHQMASLADRMPAGGDAGIGILITILVVVALVLLIIFLYKRV, encoded by the coding sequence ATGAATTTTTACTCAGGAAAAATCCATATTCCGATTGTAGTGTTGATACTGATAACATTCACGCCGGTATCGCTCATAACCGCAAGCGTGAATGCGGCTACAGTCGATTCTCAAATGATCTCACCGGAACACAACGCCTCAACCAAGAGGGAAATAGACGAAATCAAGGTTAGAAGAGCCCTTGAAAACAAGATCGTCGCTGAAAAATTGTCGAGTCACGGCCTCACTCCGGAAGAGGTTTCCCAGAAGCTCAATCAAATGAGTGACGAGCAGGTGCATCAAATGGCCTCACTCGCGGACCGAATGCCGGCTGGTGGTGACGCGGGCATCGGAATCCTGATAACGATTCTTGTGGTCGTGGCGCTCGTTCTCTTAATAATATTCCTTTACAAGAGAGTATAG